The Apium graveolens cultivar Ventura chromosome 11, ASM990537v1, whole genome shotgun sequence genome has a window encoding:
- the LOC141695397 gene encoding uncharacterized protein LOC141695397: protein MKEYWVLHFDGASKTISSGAGLILQSPKRSMIEYALKLDFPTTNNEAEYKALIAGLGLARALTAKNLMICGELKTYSCSKHVPGEENTTSNALSKFASSKIENYPRRIYFQVLKTPTIHVINLIPPIGVASYWLDPIKTHLETGWLPNDAQEAHKLAVRALRYSLIEGLLYKRFFVIPYLKYLRPLEAYEMPNPRSDSTHPPERLTSISTPIPFVIWGMDVLCPLPVASGHRKFTVVAIDYFTKWIEAKALAKITTKQITQFFWENVICRFGIPRILVIDNERQFNNAEFIEYCDDNTIELRFTSVGHPQANGHAKVANRIILDGVKKRDERSRNTWVDELLPILWTYRTTCKMTTEATPLMLAYGAKDVVPIKITHGSSRVKAYGPQTN from the exons ATGAAAGAGTATTGGGTACTCCATTTTGACGGAGCGTCTAAAACAATATCTAGTGGTGCAGGCCTAATCTTACAAAGCCCCAAAAGGTCCATGATTGAAtatgctttgaagttggacttCCCAACTACGAATAACGAAGCAGAATATAAAGCGTTGATAGCTGGATTAGGCTTGGCTAGAGCCTTGACGGCCAAAAACCTTATGATCTGTGGAGAACTCAAGACTTATAGTTGCTCAA AACATGTTCCGGGAGAGGAGAACACTACATCCAATGCCCTATCCAAGTTTGCCTCATCTAAAATTGAGAACTACCCGAGAAGAATCTACTTCCAAGTCCTGAAGACCCCTACTATACATGTCATAAATTTGATACCACCAATTGGTGTGGCAAGTTATTGGTTAGATCCGATCAAAACCCATCTTGAGACTGGATGGCTCCCCAATGATGCCCAGGAGGCACACAAGCTGGCGGTGAGAGCATTGAGATATTCATTGATTGAAGGCCTTTTGTACAAAAGGTTCTTTGTTATTCCATACTTGAAGTACTTGAGACCTCTTGAAGCATATGAG ATGCCAAATCCACGCTCCGATAGTACACATCCCCCAGAGAGGCTTACATCCATCAGCACACCCATCCCGTTTGTAATATGGGGAATGGATGTACTTTGTCCATTACCCGTGGCATCAGGACATAGGAAGTTCACTGTGGTAGCTATAGACTACTTCacaaagtggattgaggctaaggcactagccaagataaccaccaaaCAAATTACTCAGTTCTTCTGGGAAAATGTGATATGCCGGTTTGGTATCCCTCGCATCCTTGTCATAGATAATGAGCGACAATTTAATAATGCAGAGTTCATTGAATATTGTGACGATAACACCATAGAGCTTCGCTTCACCTCGGTTGGACATCCACAAGCAAACGGGCATGCAAAagttgctaacagaatcatccttgatggaGTTAAGAAAAGGGATGAACGTTCGAGGAACACTTGGGTAGATGAGTTACTGCCTATACTATGGACGTATCGTACCACCTGCAAAATGACAACTGAAGCTACCCCATTAATGCTAGCTTACGGAGCCAAAGATGTGGTGCCCATAAAAATCACCCATGGATCCTCTAGGGTTAAAGCTTATGGGCCACAAACCAATTGA